The following coding sequences are from one Thermostaphylospora chromogena window:
- a CDS encoding winged helix-turn-helix transcriptional regulator, with product MSQRNTGVPSLVSGADGGSHTEMTCTVMQVLERVSSKWSIGILLAAMDGPVRFTELERRVKGISRRMLTLTLRNLERDGLLVRTVYPTVPPKVEYTATDMAKELYDSLQALTAWAERNLESIAAARRRYDAATP from the coding sequence ATGTCACAGAGGAACACGGGTGTTCCCTCCCTGGTCAGCGGCGCCGACGGCGGTTCCCACACCGAGATGACGTGCACGGTCATGCAGGTCCTCGAGCGAGTCAGCAGCAAGTGGAGCATCGGCATCCTGCTGGCGGCGATGGACGGCCCGGTGCGCTTCACCGAGCTGGAACGCAGGGTCAAGGGCATCAGCCGGCGCATGCTGACCTTGACCCTGCGCAACCTGGAACGCGACGGACTGCTCGTCCGGACCGTGTATCCGACGGTGCCGCCGAAGGTCGAGTACACGGCCACCGACATGGCCAAGGAGCTGTACGACTCGTTGCAGGCGCTCACCGCATGGGCGGAGCGGAATCTGGAATCCATCGCCGCCGCTCGCAGACGCTACGACGCCGCTACGCCGTGA
- a CDS encoding bifunctional 3-(3-hydroxy-phenyl)propionate/3-hydroxycinnamic acid hydroxylase: MTADVIVVGFGPVGQLTTALLAGYGRRVTVVERFPRPYPMPRAVSYDGESARILAAAGAAEAVAEFTEPSGTYRWENGSGELLFEVSVAESGHSGWPDFTSVYQPGLEAALTARAVSLPGVRVLRGHEAVDVRDEGESATVTVRRPDGVEETLEAGWVVGCDGANSIVRSAAGASWIDLGFAGDWLTCDVELHEPRTFHPNNLQVCDPARPRTAVSAGPGHRRWEFMRLPGEPLAEFGTAENVWRLLALFDVNPGNATLLRHSVYTFRACYADRWRSGRLLLAGDAAHLMPPFAGQGMSSGFRDAANLAWKLDAVIRGVAGERLLDTYGEERSVHVQHAIGVSVTLGRVICQTDPKAARDRDEVILASRRRGLTKPPPTAVHPLTGGLIWADSFRAGTLIPQGRVAAGGKTARFDDLVPPGLLLLTPRPAAAVTGDPGFERLRGLGVRVVPITAPGSPHDGFVDVDGVYLPYLEGRDVLVRPDFYVYGSSETGRLAELAEALWTAFEAESVTA; encoded by the coding sequence ATGACCGCCGACGTCATCGTGGTCGGGTTCGGCCCGGTAGGCCAGCTCACCACGGCCCTGCTGGCCGGGTACGGCCGACGTGTGACCGTGGTCGAGCGGTTCCCCCGGCCGTACCCGATGCCCAGGGCCGTGTCCTACGACGGCGAGTCGGCGAGGATCCTCGCCGCGGCGGGTGCCGCCGAAGCCGTCGCCGAGTTCACCGAGCCCTCCGGCACCTACCGCTGGGAGAACGGCTCGGGTGAGCTGCTGTTCGAGGTGTCCGTCGCCGAATCGGGTCACTCCGGCTGGCCCGACTTCACTTCGGTGTACCAGCCGGGGCTGGAGGCCGCGCTGACCGCGCGAGCGGTGAGCCTGCCCGGTGTGCGGGTGCTGCGCGGCCATGAAGCGGTGGACGTACGTGATGAGGGCGAGTCCGCCACGGTCACCGTACGCCGGCCGGACGGGGTGGAGGAGACGCTGGAGGCGGGCTGGGTGGTCGGCTGCGACGGTGCGAACAGCATCGTCCGCTCGGCCGCCGGGGCGAGCTGGATCGATCTGGGGTTCGCCGGCGACTGGCTGACCTGTGACGTGGAGCTGCACGAGCCGAGGACGTTCCACCCCAACAACCTCCAGGTGTGCGATCCGGCCCGTCCCAGGACGGCGGTGTCGGCCGGGCCGGGACACCGCCGGTGGGAGTTCATGCGGCTGCCGGGCGAGCCGCTCGCCGAGTTCGGCACGGCCGAGAACGTCTGGCGGCTGCTCGCCCTGTTCGACGTGAATCCCGGAAACGCGACGCTGCTGCGGCACAGCGTGTACACCTTCCGCGCCTGTTACGCCGACCGCTGGCGGTCGGGGAGGCTCCTGCTGGCCGGTGACGCGGCGCATCTGATGCCGCCGTTCGCCGGACAGGGGATGAGCTCGGGTTTCCGTGACGCCGCCAACCTGGCTTGGAAGCTGGATGCGGTGATCCGCGGGGTGGCGGGGGAGCGGCTGCTCGACACCTACGGAGAGGAACGCAGCGTCCATGTGCAGCATGCGATCGGCGTGTCGGTGACCCTGGGCCGGGTGATCTGCCAGACCGATCCGAAGGCCGCTCGCGACCGTGACGAGGTGATACTGGCCAGCCGCCGTCGTGGGCTCACGAAACCGCCGCCCACGGCGGTGCACCCCCTGACCGGGGGTCTCATATGGGCGGACAGCTTCCGGGCGGGCACCCTGATCCCCCAGGGGCGTGTCGCGGCCGGAGGCAAGACGGCGAGGTTCGACGATCTCGTGCCTCCCGGCCTGCTACTGCTGACCCCGCGCCCGGCCGCCGCCGTGACCGGTGACCCGGGCTTCGAGCGTCTGCGCGGCCTGGGCGTCCGCGTGGTCCCGATCACGGCTCCGGGCTCACCGCACGACGGGTTCGTGGACGTCGACGGGGTCTATCTGCCGTATTTAGAGGGGAGGGACGTGTTGGTGCGTCCGGATTTCTACGTCTACGGCTCGTCGGAGACGGGCAGGCTGGCGGAGCTCGCCGAAGCCCTGTGGACCGCGTTCGAAGCCGAAAGCGTCACGGCGTAG
- a CDS encoding arylamine N-acetyltransferase family protein: MFDVDVYLARLGYTGPVSPTWPVLRDLHKRHLMTIPYDSALNATRGDNLWSNVDIDVDKTFAEVVVGGRGGVCTELNGLFRVLLERLGFTVDVYSAGTRQLDGSFGPDLEHVFNSVVLDGTRYLVDVGFVGPSFLEPIVLSDEPQEQYGNVFRVVRDGGYRVLLRKGRRGDYQQTYRFRPRARSFDEWNDPGDDLREFARGLAAAGTLVRGRAFETGQRILIGRRYVVVDDGYDHLRVLVNDDEHREVVAEILGTGHGRRT; encoded by the coding sequence GTGTTCGACGTTGACGTCTACCTCGCCAGGCTCGGTTACACCGGGCCGGTGAGTCCCACCTGGCCGGTCCTGCGCGACCTGCATAAACGACATCTCATGACGATCCCGTACGACAGCGCGCTCAACGCCACGCGCGGCGACAACCTCTGGTCCAATGTGGACATCGACGTCGACAAGACCTTCGCGGAGGTGGTCGTCGGCGGCAGGGGCGGGGTGTGCACCGAGCTGAACGGCCTGTTCCGTGTCCTGCTGGAACGTCTGGGTTTCACGGTGGACGTGTACTCGGCGGGCACGCGGCAGCTCGACGGCTCGTTCGGCCCCGACCTGGAGCACGTGTTCAACTCCGTGGTCTTGGACGGCACCCGCTACCTGGTGGACGTCGGCTTCGTCGGGCCGTCCTTCTTGGAGCCGATCGTGCTCAGCGACGAACCGCAGGAACAGTACGGCAACGTGTTCCGGGTGGTGCGGGACGGCGGCTACCGAGTGCTGCTCCGTAAGGGCCGGAGGGGGGACTACCAGCAGACGTACCGCTTCCGCCCGCGTGCCCGCTCGTTCGACGAATGGAACGACCCCGGCGACGACCTGCGGGAGTTCGCCCGCGGTCTGGCCGCGGCGGGAACCTTGGTGCGCGGCCGTGCTTTCGAGACCGGCCAGCGCATCCTGATCGGCCGGCGCTACGTCGTCGTGGACGACGGGTACGACCACCTCAGGGTGCTGGTGAACGACGACGAGCACCGCGAAGTCGTCGCCGAGATCCTCGGTACCGGCCACGGGCGGAGAACGTGA
- a CDS encoding type I polyketide synthase codes for MLLTELIRPLPELIEAHAERFGDKIAYADARRSVSYAELAVRTRRLAGHLAELRLAPGDRAAICLGNRVETIESYLAITRAAGIGVPLNPASTDAELDYLLSDSGARIVITDQARAARIAALVADRPQVQLIVVGDEPPVGAASFAVLAESEPAAPARDSLDLDDVAWMLYTSGTTGKPKGVLSTQRNCLWSVAACYVPIPGLSAADRVVWPLPLFHSLSHIVCLLGVTAVGATARIVDALSAADVLAAIREEEATFLAGVPTLYHHLIRAAREEGFTAPSLRMCLVGGAITTAELRQSFEKLFGAPLLDAYGSTETCGSIAINWPTGARVEGSCGLPVPGLAVRLVDPETGVDVPDGVEGEVWVRGPNIMVGYHNQPEATAAALAGGWYHTGDLARRDAAGYLTVTGRIKELIIRGGENIHPGEVEAVLRTVPGVADAAVVGKPHPVLGEVPVAFLVPGPEGLDPEAVLATCREQLSALKVPDALYEIDSVPRTASGKITRHVLLERPALLLTAAGGELEKLFRLDWVPRTGPVGKADPPSHVFVPDLPGTDAPEAVAAAVADAVAQVNAELTADRTGRVAVVIRHAVAVDTTERPAPAAAAIWGALCSLRSDRLVLIDGDIGDTDGVAAAAATGEPQTAIRDGVVLVPRLSRVSAPHTPAAPPWTGTVLLTGANGPDAATIGRHLVTAHKVTDLVLVSPEGPADPAAADLRAELAELGATVTLLPVDLTRPGALDDLAVRVSAVVHNPAAPDDVAAEVAALTAVRAAVPDAPLVAVVSTAGRLGADDPREAAVGAYTEAFLRRAGASGVAIGLRPGDGLSDQELMGLFDAAVATGESGLFVLDPDVPADVDGPLTTPLRGIVEAPARPAATSDDSVAAGWRDRLTALPEAERHRVLLGLVREHAAAAARTVDRPPADRPFSDLGFTSLTAVTLRDRLARDLGIALPATLAFDHPTPAAVARFVERELLGGSRRPERTTARPVTDEPIAIVAMSCRLPGGVSSPEDLWRLVAEGGDAIGPFPADRGWPADLYDPDPDRTGHTYVREGGFLSDVAGFDADFFGINPREALAMDPQQRLLLESAWETFERAAIDPKSLNGQDVGVFVGLMHHDYASRVTRPPEGVDGYLGVGNAGSVASGRIAYTLGLRGPAVTVDTACSSSLVALHLAVRSLRSGECSLAVAGGVAVMATPAVFVEFSRQRALASDGRAKPFSADADGTAWAEGVAVLLLERLSDARRNGREILAVIRGSAVNQDGASNGLTAPNGPAQEDVIRRALRDAGLSPADVDVVEAHGTGTVLGDPIEAQAVIATYGQDRDTPLLLGSLKSNIGHTQAAAGVAGVIKMVQALRHEELPRTLHVDEPTPKVDWSAGAVRLLTEPHPWPRGDRPRRAGVSSFGVSGTNAHVIIEEPPPAERPETERPAPSGPVPWTLSAATERGLRAQARRLADHVSARPDLAVDDVAFSLATTRAALEHRAVAVVGDRPAAVLAALADGDVRPDLVTGRADVVGGRVFVFPGQGAQWVGMGVELLASSEVFAERFGECAEALAPFVDVPLAEALGDAAALARVDVVQPVSFAVMVALAAVWESLGVVPDAVVGHSQGEIAAAVVAGALSVRDGARVVALRSRVIAERLAGGGGMVSVGLPVERVVERIGGRWRGVEVAVVNGPGSVVVAGPVEAVEAVVADCEREGVWARRVEVDYASHSSQVEAVRGELLRVLAGVVSDVPRVPLLSTVDGEWVRGPLDGEYWYRNLRRPVRFDQAVRTLTESGYRAFVEVSPHPVLTSAIEHGVEATLGAEADGTVVAGTLHRDDGGLTRLITSAAELHVRGVDVDWAALLPGARRVELPTYAFQRKRYWLAPGPGDRADVSAAGLDPAAHPLLGAVVSLPGDGGLVLTGRLSLTEQPWLADHAVEGTALLPGAALVELALRAGAEVGCDVLDELVVEAPLPLPEHGGVRVRVHVEQAAADGRRPVSLHAAREDAGPDAWTRHARGFLSTAPSADIPPDVFGTWPPAGAEPSPLDDFYSAMAHAGYGYGPAFRGLRAAWRDGDAVYAEIALPEHIRADGDAYGLHPALLDAAMQATRLAIPDPDSESGVLLPFAWSGVRLHATGATAARVRITARGGGFAIELADPTSAPLLSIGSLVLRAATPGDIANSVVADALFHVGWEPIRPPAEPARLSGPAGSEVYDVLDLTDVAGAGSQALREVVARFAAEATTWPETGTRVVLTGSDLADPATAAVWGLARTAQLELPGRIVIVGADPAGKALVPAVVASGEPQARIQDGVVTVPRLSRAAPGGPVRFGDGTVLITGGTGVLGAAVARHLVTAHGVRHLVLLSRTGGAGEELAAELRDLGATAVVARADAADRAALAEVLAAVPAEHPLTGVVHAAGVLADATLATLTPEQIEAVLRPKAEAAWNLHELTKDADLAAFVLFSSAASVYGSAGQAGYAAANGFLDGLAAHRRRLGLPAVSLAWGLWAETSGMTAHLSDADRRRLARSGPIPLSTAEGMALFDAALAAEEPVLAPGRFDMAALREGAADGTLPPLLRGLVRGPRRSAGRGGDDGTPLARRLAVLDDAERDRLLLDIVCEHTAAVLGHTDAEAVEPGLAFKEAGFDSLAAVNLRNRLAAVTGLRLPATLVFDHPTPRALSRRLRELILPPPVRDAAPEDDPAAPVTASEDDPEKVIAALDVDGLIARALGDNR; via the coding sequence ATGCTGCTCACCGAACTGATCCGCCCGTTGCCCGAACTCATCGAGGCGCACGCCGAGCGCTTCGGCGACAAGATCGCCTACGCCGACGCCAGGCGTTCCGTCAGCTATGCCGAGCTGGCGGTGAGAACCCGCAGGCTGGCAGGTCACCTGGCCGAACTGCGGCTGGCCCCCGGTGACCGGGCCGCCATCTGCCTCGGCAACCGAGTGGAGACGATCGAGAGCTACCTGGCCATCACCCGCGCCGCGGGCATCGGCGTTCCGCTCAACCCCGCGTCGACCGACGCCGAACTCGACTACCTGCTGTCCGACAGCGGCGCCCGGATCGTGATCACCGACCAGGCGCGGGCGGCACGGATCGCGGCCCTGGTCGCCGACCGGCCGCAGGTCCAGCTGATCGTCGTCGGGGACGAGCCGCCGGTCGGCGCGGCGTCGTTCGCCGTGCTGGCCGAATCGGAGCCCGCCGCTCCCGCGCGCGACAGCCTCGACCTGGACGACGTCGCCTGGATGCTGTACACCTCCGGGACCACCGGCAAGCCCAAAGGGGTGCTGTCCACCCAGCGCAACTGCCTGTGGTCGGTGGCCGCCTGCTACGTCCCCATTCCCGGCCTGTCGGCCGCCGACCGCGTGGTGTGGCCGCTTCCGCTGTTCCACAGCCTCTCCCACATCGTCTGCCTGCTCGGAGTGACGGCGGTCGGCGCCACCGCCCGCATCGTGGACGCGCTGTCGGCGGCCGACGTGCTCGCCGCCATCCGCGAGGAGGAGGCCACGTTCCTGGCGGGCGTGCCCACCCTGTACCACCACCTCATCCGCGCCGCCCGTGAGGAGGGTTTCACCGCGCCCAGCCTGCGCATGTGCCTGGTCGGCGGCGCGATCACCACCGCGGAGCTGCGTCAGTCGTTCGAGAAGCTCTTCGGCGCACCGCTGCTGGACGCCTACGGCAGCACCGAGACATGCGGCTCGATCGCGATCAACTGGCCGACCGGGGCCAGGGTGGAGGGGTCCTGCGGCTTGCCCGTGCCAGGGCTCGCCGTCCGGCTGGTCGACCCCGAGACCGGCGTGGACGTACCCGACGGAGTCGAGGGCGAGGTATGGGTGCGCGGGCCGAACATCATGGTCGGCTACCACAACCAGCCGGAGGCGACCGCGGCCGCGCTGGCCGGCGGCTGGTACCACACCGGTGACCTGGCCAGGCGCGACGCCGCCGGATACCTGACCGTCACCGGCCGGATCAAGGAACTGATCATCCGGGGAGGGGAGAACATCCACCCCGGCGAGGTCGAGGCCGTGCTGCGGACCGTGCCCGGCGTCGCCGACGCGGCCGTGGTGGGCAAACCCCACCCCGTGCTCGGCGAGGTACCCGTGGCGTTCCTGGTACCCGGCCCCGAAGGCCTGGACCCGGAGGCGGTGCTCGCCACCTGCCGCGAGCAACTGTCGGCGCTCAAGGTGCCCGACGCGCTGTACGAGATCGACAGTGTGCCCCGCACAGCATCCGGGAAGATCACCCGGCACGTGCTGCTGGAACGGCCCGCGTTGCTGCTCACCGCGGCCGGTGGCGAACTGGAGAAGCTGTTCCGGCTCGACTGGGTGCCGCGCACCGGGCCGGTCGGGAAGGCCGATCCGCCGTCCCACGTGTTCGTCCCCGACCTTCCCGGAACCGACGCCCCCGAGGCCGTCGCCGCGGCCGTGGCCGACGCTGTGGCGCAGGTCAACGCCGAGCTCACCGCAGACCGGACCGGACGCGTGGCCGTGGTGATCCGGCACGCGGTCGCCGTGGACACCACCGAGCGGCCCGCCCCGGCCGCCGCCGCGATCTGGGGAGCGCTGTGCTCACTGCGATCCGACCGCCTGGTGCTGATCGACGGCGACATCGGCGACACCGACGGCGTCGCCGCCGCTGCGGCCACGGGCGAACCGCAGACGGCCATCCGTGACGGCGTCGTCTTGGTGCCACGCCTGTCACGGGTATCCGCGCCGCACACCCCGGCCGCACCGCCCTGGACCGGGACCGTGCTGCTCACCGGGGCCAACGGCCCGGACGCCGCGACCATCGGCAGACACCTGGTGACCGCGCACAAGGTCACCGACCTGGTCCTGGTGAGCCCGGAAGGCCCGGCAGACCCGGCAGCGGCCGACCTGCGCGCGGAACTGGCCGAGCTCGGAGCCACGGTCACGCTGCTCCCCGTCGACCTCACCCGGCCCGGCGCGCTCGACGACCTCGCGGTCCGCGTCTCCGCCGTCGTCCACAACCCCGCCGCGCCCGACGACGTCGCCGCCGAAGTCGCCGCGCTCACCGCCGTACGGGCCGCCGTCCCGGACGCGCCGCTCGTGGCGGTCGTCTCCACGGCCGGCCGACTCGGCGCGGACGACCCTCGTGAGGCGGCCGTCGGCGCCTACACCGAGGCGTTCCTCCGGCGCGCCGGCGCGTCCGGCGTCGCCATCGGCCTGCGCCCCGGCGACGGGCTGTCGGACCAGGAGCTGATGGGCCTGTTCGACGCGGCGGTCGCCACGGGGGAGAGCGGCCTGTTCGTTCTGGACCCCGATGTCCCGGCTGACGTGGACGGTCCGCTGACCACCCCGCTACGCGGCATCGTCGAAGCCCCCGCCCGCCCCGCCGCGACGTCCGACGACTCCGTCGCGGCCGGCTGGCGCGACCGGCTGACCGCTCTGCCCGAGGCCGAGCGCCACCGCGTCCTGCTGGGCCTGGTCCGGGAGCACGCCGCCGCGGCGGCGCGTACCGTCGACCGGCCGCCCGCCGACCGTCCCTTCAGCGACCTGGGCTTCACCTCGCTGACCGCGGTTACGCTGCGCGACCGGCTGGCCCGGGACCTCGGCATCGCCCTGCCCGCCACCCTGGCCTTCGACCACCCCACACCCGCGGCCGTCGCGCGCTTCGTCGAGCGTGAACTCCTCGGCGGATCCCGTCGCCCGGAACGGACGACGGCCAGACCGGTGACCGACGAGCCGATCGCGATCGTGGCCATGAGCTGCAGGCTGCCCGGCGGTGTGTCCTCGCCGGAGGACCTGTGGCGGCTGGTGGCGGAGGGGGGCGACGCCATCGGGCCGTTCCCCGCCGACCGCGGCTGGCCCGCCGACCTGTACGATCCCGATCCCGACCGGACCGGTCACACGTACGTGCGCGAGGGGGGCTTCCTCTCCGACGTCGCCGGGTTCGATGCCGACTTCTTCGGGATCAATCCGCGCGAGGCGCTGGCCATGGACCCCCAGCAGCGGCTGCTGCTGGAATCGGCGTGGGAGACCTTCGAACGCGCCGCGATCGACCCGAAGTCGCTGAACGGCCAGGACGTGGGTGTCTTCGTCGGCCTGATGCACCACGACTACGCCTCCCGCGTCACCCGCCCGCCGGAGGGCGTCGACGGTTACCTCGGCGTCGGGAACGCCGGCAGCGTCGCCTCCGGCCGCATCGCCTACACGCTCGGATTGCGCGGTCCCGCGGTCACCGTGGACACGGCGTGCTCGTCGTCGCTGGTGGCGCTGCACCTGGCGGTCCGCTCGCTGCGTTCGGGGGAGTGCTCGCTGGCCGTCGCGGGCGGCGTCGCCGTCATGGCCACCCCGGCGGTGTTCGTCGAGTTCTCCCGTCAGCGTGCGCTGGCCTCCGACGGAAGGGCCAAACCCTTCAGCGCGGACGCCGACGGCACGGCCTGGGCCGAGGGGGTGGCCGTGCTGCTGCTGGAGCGGCTGTCCGACGCGCGGCGCAACGGCCGGGAGATCCTGGCCGTGATCCGGGGCAGCGCGGTCAACCAGGACGGCGCCTCCAACGGCCTGACCGCCCCCAACGGCCCCGCCCAGGAGGACGTGATCCGCCGTGCCCTGCGGGACGCGGGCCTGTCCCCGGCGGATGTGGACGTCGTCGAGGCGCACGGCACCGGCACGGTGCTGGGCGACCCGATCGAGGCGCAGGCGGTGATCGCGACCTACGGCCAGGACAGGGACACGCCGCTGCTGCTGGGCTCGCTGAAGTCCAACATCGGGCACACGCAGGCCGCCGCGGGTGTGGCCGGTGTGATCAAGATGGTGCAGGCGCTGCGGCACGAGGAACTGCCGAGGACGCTGCACGTGGACGAGCCGACGCCCAAGGTCGACTGGTCGGCGGGCGCGGTACGGCTGCTCACCGAGCCGCACCCCTGGCCCCGCGGCGACCGGCCCAGACGCGCGGGCGTGTCGTCGTTCGGGGTCAGCGGCACCAACGCCCACGTGATCATCGAGGAGCCGCCGCCCGCGGAGCGGCCCGAGACCGAACGTCCGGCACCCTCCGGACCGGTGCCCTGGACGCTGTCCGCCGCCACCGAGAGAGGGCTGCGCGCCCAGGCCCGGCGGCTGGCCGATCACGTGTCCGCCCGTCCGGATCTCGCAGTGGACGACGTGGCGTTCTCCCTGGCGACCACCCGCGCCGCGTTGGAGCACCGGGCGGTCGCGGTGGTCGGCGACCGCCCGGCCGCCGTGCTGGCCGCGCTGGCCGACGGAGACGTCCGGCCGGACCTCGTCACCGGCCGGGCCGACGTGGTCGGCGGCAGGGTCTTCGTGTTTCCCGGTCAGGGGGCGCAGTGGGTGGGGATGGGGGTGGAGTTGCTGGCGTCGTCTGAGGTGTTCGCCGAGCGGTTCGGTGAGTGTGCGGAGGCGTTGGCGCCGTTTGTGGATGTGCCGTTGGCCGAGGCGTTGGGGGATGCGGCGGCGTTGGCGCGGGTGGATGTGGTGCAGCCGGTGTCGTTTGCGGTGATGGTGGCGCTGGCGGCGGTGTGGGAGTCGTTGGGGGTGGTGCCGGATGCGGTGGTGGGGCATTCGCAGGGGGAGATCGCGGCTGCGGTGGTGGCGGGGGCGTTGTCGGTGCGGGATGGGGCCCGGGTGGTGGCGTTGCGGAGTCGGGTGATCGCGGAGCGGTTGGCTGGTGGCGGTGGGATGGTGTCGGTGGGGTTGCCGGTGGAGCGGGTGGTGGAGCGGATCGGTGGCCGGTGGCGGGGGGTTGAGGTGGCTGTGGTGAACGGTCCGGGGTCGGTGGTGGTGGCCGGGCCGGTGGAGGCGGTTGAGGCGGTGGTGGCTGATTGTGAGCGTGAGGGGGTGTGGGCGCGGCGGGTCGAGGTGGATTACGCCTCGCACAGTTCGCAGGTGGAGGCGGTTCGGGGGGAGTTGCTGCGGGTGTTGGCGGGGGTGGTGTCGGATGTGCCGCGGGTGCCGTTGTTGTCGACGGTGGACGGTGAGTGGGTGCGGGGGCCGCTGGATGGCGAGTACTGGTATCGCAACCTGCGCCGGCCGGTGCGGTTCGACCAGGCGGTACGCACACTGACCGAGTCCGGCTACCGGGCCTTCGTGGAGGTGAGCCCGCATCCGGTGCTGACCTCCGCGATCGAGCATGGCGTCGAGGCCACGCTCGGAGCCGAAGCCGACGGTACCGTGGTCGCGGGCACCCTGCACAGGGACGACGGAGGGCTGACCCGTCTGATCACCTCCGCCGCCGAGCTGCATGTGCGCGGTGTCGACGTCGACTGGGCCGCGCTGCTCCCCGGAGCACGCCGCGTTGAACTGCCCACCTACGCGTTCCAGCGGAAGAGGTACTGGCTGGCGCCGGGCCCCGGCGACCGGGCCGACGTCTCCGCAGCCGGGCTCGATCCGGCCGCCCATCCGCTGCTCGGCGCGGTCGTCAGCCTGCCCGGCGACGGCGGTCTGGTCCTCACCGGACGGCTCTCGCTCACCGAGCAGCCGTGGTTGGCCGATCACGCCGTTGAAGGCACCGCCCTGCTGCCCGGGGCCGCACTGGTGGAGCTGGCCCTGCGAGCCGGGGCGGAAGTCGGCTGTGACGTGCTCGACGAACTGGTCGTCGAGGCGCCTCTGCCGTTGCCGGAACACGGCGGTGTCCGAGTGCGGGTGCACGTCGAGCAGGCCGCGGCCGACGGCAGGCGGCCCGTGAGCTTACACGCCGCGCGGGAGGACGCCGGGCCGGACGCCTGGACCCGGCACGCCCGCGGTTTCCTCTCCACCGCTCCCTCAGCCGACATCCCGCCCGACGTGTTCGGCACGTGGCCGCCCGCCGGGGCCGAGCCGTCGCCGTTGGACGACTTCTATTCGGCCATGGCCCACGCCGGCTACGGGTACGGACCGGCCTTCCGGGGCCTGCGCGCGGCCTGGCGGGACGGCGACGCGGTGTACGCCGAGATCGCCCTCCCCGAGCACATCCGCGCCGACGGGGACGCGTACGGCCTGCACCCCGCCCTCCTCGACGCTGCGATGCAGGCCACCAGGCTGGCCATCCCCGACCCTGACTCCGAGTCCGGTGTGTTGCTGCCGTTCGCCTGGTCCGGCGTCCGGCTGCACGCCACGGGCGCGACCGCGGCCAGGGTGCGCATCACCGCCCGTGGCGGCGGATTCGCCATCGAGCTGGCCGACCCCACGAGCGCTCCGCTGCTGTCGATCGGGTCGCTCGTCCTACGGGCCGCCACGCCGGGGGATATCGCGAACTCCGTCGTCGCCGACGCGCTCTTCCACGTCGGCTGGGAACCGATCCGGCCACCGGCCGAGCCTGCGAGACTCTCCGGCCCGGCCGGTTCGGAGGTCTACGACGTGCTCGACCTCACCGATGTGGCCGGTGCCGGGTCGCAGGCGCTGCGCGAGGTCGTCGCCCGTTTCGCCGCGGAGGCGACGACGTGGCCGGAGACCGGCACCCGTGTGGTGCTCACCGGCTCCGACCTCGCCGATCCCGCCACCGCCGCCGTCTGGGGACTGGCCCGCACCGCCCAGCTCGAACTGCCCGGCAGGATCGTCATCGTCGGTGCCGATCCGGCAGGGAAGGCGCTGGTGCCCGCGGTCGTGGCGAGCGGAGAGCCCCAGGCGCGCATTCAAGACGGCGTCGTCACCGTGCCACGTCTGAGCAGGGCGGCGCCCGGCGGGCCGGTCCGGTTCGGCGACGGCACCGTGCTGATCACCGGAGGAACCGGTGTGCTGGGTGCCGCCGTCGCCCGGCATCTGGTGACCGCGCACGGCGTCCGCCACCTCGTGCTGCTCAGCCGTACGGGCGGAGCCGGCGAGGAACTCGCCGCCGAGCTGCGCGACCTCGGCGCGACAGCCGTCGTGGCCAGGGCCGACGCAGCCGACCGCGCCGCCCTGGCCGAGGTGCTGGCCGCCGTGCCGGCCGAGCATCCGCTGACCGGTGTCGTCCACGCGGCGGGGGTGCTGGCCGACGCCACGCTGGCCACGCTCACCCCCGAGCAGATCGAGGCGGTTTTGCGGCCCAAGGCGGAGGCCGCCTGGAACCTGCACGAGCTGACCAAGGACGCCGATCTGGCCGCTTTCGTGCTGTTCTCCTCGGCTGCGAGCGTGTACGGCAGCGCAGGCCAGGCGGGGTACGCCGCCGCGAACGGGTTCCTCGACGGCCTGGCCGCCCACCGGCGCCGGCTCGGCCTGCCGGCGGTGTCGCTGGCCTGGGGGTTGTGGGCGGAGACGAGCGGCATGACCGCGCATCTCAGCGATGCCGACCGCCGCAGGTTGGCCCGCTCCGGGCCGATCCCGCTGAGCACGGCCGAGGGGATGGCGCTGTTCGACGCCGCGCTGGCGGCGGAGGAGCCGGTGCTGGCGCCGGGCCGTTTCGACATGGCCGCCCTGCGTGAGGGGGCCGCGGACGGCACGCTGCCGCCGCTGCTGCGCGGCCTGGTCCGGGGGCCGCGCCGTTCCGCCGGCCGGGGCGGCGATGACGGCACGCCGCTGGCGCGCAGGCTCGCCGTGCTCGACGACGCCGAGCGTGACCGGCTGCTGCTGGACATCGTGTGCGAGCACACCGCGGCCGTCCTGGGGCATACGGACGCGGAGGCGGTCGAGCCCGGCCTGGCGTTCAAGGAGGCGGGATTCGACTCCCTGGCCGCGGTGAACCTGCGCAATCGGCTGGCGGCCGTGACCGGGCTGCGGCTACCGGCGACCCTGGTGTTCGACCATCCCACTCCGCGCGCTCTGTCTCGGCGGCTCCGTGAGCTGATCCTGCCCCCGCCGGTCCGGGACGCCGCGCCGGAGGACGATCCCGCGGCACCGGTCACCGCGTCCGAGGACGACCCGGAGAAGGTGATCGCCGCGCTGGATGTCGACGGCCTCATCGCCAGGGCCCTGGGCGACAACCGCTGA